Proteins from one Gibbsiella quercinecans genomic window:
- the csy3 gene encoding type I-F CRISPR-associated protein Csy3 — protein sequence MAKATIKTASVLAFERKLANSDALMFSGNWEQKTDWRPVEIKEKAVRGTISNRLKNALASDPAKLDAEIQKANLQRVDVAALPFDADTLKVSFSLRVLGNLATPSVCNDQEYQAELSRVIDGYVAEQGFGVLAARYAENLANGRFLWRNRVGAEALNVRVTQGEKSWDFDGGDYSLRQFSQPDGELALLAAAIEQGLAGEESAFFTVDAFVRLGAGQEVFPSQELVLDDNSRNKKSKILYQVDGVAALHSQKIGNALRTIDDWYPDAAELGLGPIAVEPYGSVTSRGKAYRQPKQKMDFYTLLDNWVTKGSVPENDQQHYVIATLIRGGVFGEKGE from the coding sequence ATGGCTAAAGCAACCATTAAAACGGCATCGGTACTGGCGTTCGAACGTAAACTGGCGAATTCCGATGCGCTGATGTTTTCCGGCAACTGGGAACAGAAAACGGACTGGCGGCCGGTTGAGATTAAAGAGAAAGCGGTTCGTGGCACCATATCCAACCGGTTGAAAAACGCGCTGGCCAGCGACCCAGCGAAACTGGATGCCGAGATCCAAAAGGCTAACCTGCAGCGTGTTGATGTGGCAGCGCTGCCTTTCGACGCGGATACGTTGAAGGTGAGCTTTTCACTGCGCGTGCTGGGTAATCTGGCGACGCCTTCCGTGTGTAACGATCAAGAGTATCAGGCCGAACTGTCGCGGGTGATCGACGGTTATGTTGCCGAACAGGGGTTTGGTGTTCTGGCGGCTCGATATGCGGAAAATCTGGCCAACGGCCGTTTCCTGTGGCGTAACCGCGTGGGAGCGGAAGCGCTTAACGTTCGGGTGACACAGGGGGAAAAAAGCTGGGATTTCGATGGAGGAGATTACTCGTTGCGGCAATTCAGTCAGCCTGACGGGGAGCTGGCACTGCTGGCGGCGGCTATTGAACAAGGACTGGCGGGAGAAGAATCGGCTTTTTTCACCGTCGATGCATTTGTGCGTTTGGGAGCCGGTCAGGAAGTTTTCCCTTCGCAGGAGCTGGTGCTGGACGACAACAGTCGCAATAAGAAAAGCAAGATCCTGTATCAGGTGGATGGTGTCGCCGCGCTGCATTCGCAAAAGATTGGCAATGCCCTGCGCACTATTGATGACTGGTATCCCGATGCGGCCGAACTGGGGCTGGGGCCAATCGCGGTGGAACCTTACGGCTCTGTTACTAGTCGCGGGAAAGCCTATCGTCAGCCGAAACAAAAAATGGATTTCTACACACTGCTGGATAACTGGGTGACAAAGGGCAGCGTGCCGGAAAACGACCAGCAGCATTACGTTATCGCTACGCTGATTCGCGGCGGTGTGTTTGGTGAAAAAGGGGAATAA
- the cas6f gene encoding type I-F CRISPR-associated endoribonuclease Cas6/Csy4, which produces MDHYLEIRILPDTEFSAADLLNALFAKLHRALGQRGEGDIGVSFPDAGRTLGEKIRLHGLVSALTELQADAWLKGLRDYTQASEIQPVPANVKFRTVKRVQVKSSAERLRRRSVRKGWLTEDEARERILLSAEKRVALPFLQLKSLSSRQMFRLFVEQGALQDYAVTGRFSSYGLSESATVPWF; this is translated from the coding sequence ATGGATCATTATCTGGAGATACGGATACTGCCCGACACTGAATTCTCCGCCGCTGATTTGCTGAATGCGTTGTTTGCCAAATTGCATCGGGCGCTGGGACAACGGGGAGAGGGAGATATCGGTGTGAGTTTTCCTGATGCGGGCAGAACGCTGGGCGAAAAAATCCGGTTACATGGCCTGGTGTCGGCGTTAACTGAACTTCAGGCCGATGCGTGGTTGAAAGGGCTGCGGGACTATACGCAAGCCAGCGAAATTCAGCCGGTTCCGGCTAATGTAAAATTCAGAACGGTAAAACGAGTGCAAGTGAAAAGCAGTGCAGAACGGTTACGCCGCCGCTCGGTTCGTAAGGGCTGGCTGACCGAGGATGAAGCGCGCGAGCGAATATTGCTTTCTGCGGAGAAACGGGTCGCACTGCCGTTCCTGCAATTGAAAAGCTTGTCATCCAGGCAAATGTTCCGGCTGTTTGTGGAACAGGGCGCGCTACAGGATTATGCCGTAACCGGCCGGTTTAGTTCATACGGACTCAGCGAGAGTGCTACCGTGCCTTGGTTTTGA
- a CDS encoding alpha/beta hydrolase-fold protein, whose amino-acid sequence MKNVTAFTPLKLSATERLLAQLANPTSLDVTQFWHDVEAVDVPLVTTAAGNHDERDVTFLWRSEKALQGVYLCLNRVTDKSHVARGMMTHIPASDIWALQLRLPASYRGSYSITEIPQGTSPELISQLGGRFTPFIGQADPFCKTASINVRGETWVSVLALDQAPEQREWAAAPAPHRGTLTASYPVVAGQQRRVRLYIPDVASSTPLGLLVLPDAETWFDHVGALGALDAAIASGRIRPLAVLGIDNNDERDRAAILGGDNQLVIDIAEHLIPQVRAAHPDRAWAGRSQTVLCGQSLGGVTALMAAVHAPDVFGAIISTSPSMWWMPDNSRRPIMFKESDTSWVSERVLSSPPQTVRIRLCVGALEGAMVPHVEQLHQRLCAAGVESQLAIYTGGHDYAWWRGALIDGLAVI is encoded by the coding sequence ATGAAGAATGTCACCGCTTTCACCCCCCTTAAGCTCAGTGCAACAGAACGCTTACTGGCACAGCTGGCGAACCCGACGTCGCTGGATGTGACTCAGTTCTGGCATGATGTGGAAGCCGTCGATGTTCCTCTGGTGACTACGGCCGCCGGTAATCACGACGAGCGTGACGTCACCTTTCTCTGGCGCTCGGAAAAAGCCTTACAGGGGGTTTATCTCTGCCTGAACCGTGTGACGGATAAAAGCCACGTCGCCAGGGGGATGATGACCCATATCCCCGCCAGCGACATCTGGGCGCTGCAACTGCGCTTGCCGGCCAGCTACCGCGGTTCATACAGCATTACGGAGATTCCGCAGGGAACCTCACCCGAGCTGATTTCACAACTTGGCGGGCGCTTCACGCCGTTTATCGGGCAAGCCGATCCTTTCTGTAAAACGGCCAGCATCAACGTGCGTGGGGAGACGTGGGTCTCTGTTCTGGCCCTCGATCAGGCCCCCGAGCAGCGCGAGTGGGCGGCCGCACCCGCCCCCCACCGCGGCACGCTCACCGCGTCTTATCCCGTGGTTGCCGGGCAACAGCGCCGTGTGCGCCTCTATATCCCCGACGTAGCCAGTTCGACGCCTTTAGGTTTGCTGGTCTTGCCCGATGCCGAAACATGGTTTGATCACGTCGGTGCCCTGGGCGCTCTCGACGCCGCCATCGCCAGCGGCCGTATCCGCCCCCTGGCGGTGCTGGGCATTGACAACAATGATGAACGGGATCGCGCCGCCATCCTGGGCGGCGATAACCAACTGGTGATCGACATTGCCGAACATCTGATACCGCAGGTACGCGCCGCACACCCAGACAGAGCCTGGGCCGGCCGTTCTCAGACCGTGCTGTGCGGGCAGAGCCTGGGCGGCGTAACCGCTCTGATGGCCGCCGTGCACGCGCCTGACGTTTTCGGCGCCATAATCAGCACCTCCCCCTCAATGTGGTGGATGCCGGACAACAGCCGGCGCCCGATCATGTTTAAAGAAAGCGATACCTCGTGGGTGAGCGAACGGGTATTGTCCAGCCCGCCGCAGACGGTGCGGATCAGACTGTGCGTGGGGGCACTGGAAGGGGCGATGGTTCCGCATGTCGAGCAATTGCACCAACGGCTATGCGCCGCTGGCGTTGAGAGCCAGCTTGCTATCTATACCGGCGGCCACGACTATGCATGGTGGCGCGGCGCCCTTATCGACGGGTTGGCAGTGATATGA
- a CDS encoding glycosyltransferase, which produces MRILFVGPPLYGLLYPVFSLAQAFRVHGHEVLIASAGKFAQKAAEAGLVAFDAAPGFDSEADYRRREDLRKKNHAGTKMGNFSFFSEEMADRLVEQAGAWQPDLIIYPPLGVVGPLIAAKYHIPVVMQSVGFAHTPWHIKGVTRSLADAYNRHGVTAPPRDLAWIDVTPPSMSMLENDGEPVISMRYVPYNGGAVWQDWWARSPGRKRLLVSLGTVKPMVDGLDLISWVMDSADEVDAEIILQLSANARSDLRRLPPNVRLVDWIPMGLFLNGADGFIHHGGAGNTLTALHAGIPQIVFGEGADRPVNARAVVDRGCGIIPGKNGLSSDLINTFLSNASLRTASAQVAAEMAAQASPAQVAEQLVAKLRYG; this is translated from the coding sequence ATGCGTATTCTCTTTGTTGGCCCACCTTTATACGGTTTGTTGTATCCCGTGTTCTCTCTAGCCCAGGCTTTTCGTGTTCATGGGCATGAAGTGTTGATCGCGAGCGCAGGCAAATTTGCGCAAAAGGCGGCGGAGGCCGGCCTGGTCGCGTTCGATGCCGCGCCCGGCTTTGATTCGGAGGCCGACTATCGGCGGCGGGAAGATCTGCGTAAAAAAAACCATGCCGGCACCAAAATGGGTAACTTCTCGTTCTTCAGTGAAGAGATGGCCGATCGCCTGGTTGAACAGGCTGGGGCATGGCAGCCCGATCTTATCATCTATCCACCGCTTGGCGTGGTCGGCCCGCTCATTGCGGCCAAGTATCATATCCCGGTTGTCATGCAATCCGTCGGGTTCGCCCATACGCCCTGGCATATCAAAGGGGTGACGCGCTCGCTAGCCGATGCCTATAACCGCCACGGCGTCACGGCACCGCCGCGCGATCTCGCCTGGATCGATGTCACGCCGCCGAGCATGAGCATGCTGGAAAATGACGGCGAGCCCGTCATCTCAATGCGATATGTCCCCTATAACGGCGGCGCCGTCTGGCAAGACTGGTGGGCCAGGTCGCCCGGCCGTAAGCGTTTGTTGGTCAGCCTGGGTACCGTCAAGCCGATGGTTGACGGGCTGGATCTGATCTCGTGGGTTATGGATTCGGCCGATGAGGTGGATGCGGAGATTATCCTGCAGCTTTCAGCCAATGCGCGTTCTGATTTGCGCCGGCTACCGCCCAATGTTCGGCTGGTCGACTGGATACCGATGGGCCTGTTTCTCAACGGCGCCGATGGGTTTATTCATCACGGCGGGGCGGGCAACACCCTCACGGCGCTGCACGCCGGCATTCCGCAAATCGTGTTCGGTGAGGGCGCCGATCGGCCGGTCAACGCCAGGGCCGTGGTGGATCGCGGTTGCGGCATCATCCCCGGCAAAAACGGCTTATCGAGCGATCTGATCAATACATTCCTGAGTAATGCCTCACTGCGTACCGCATCAGCACAGGTGGCGGCCGAAATGGCGGCGCAGGCCAGCCCGGCGCAGGTCGCTGAACAACTTGTCGCCAAACTGAGGTACGGCTGA
- the iroC gene encoding salmochelin/enterobactin export ABC transporter IroC, protein MPTAHSSKATDSWIVRLAGVCWERKTLSIIVILASVSTIVLAALAPLFTRQAVNDALAGNPARLPWLAGGLLVIALFDFIGNYVRRGYAGELSLWVQHTLRGRAFDSIQNLDGAGQDALRTGQVISRTNSDLQQMHILLQMCPVPLAVLTYYIAGLAVMLWMSPAMTLIVVVVLAGLAITALRARRRVFAQTGQASDRLANLTEHMREVLTQISIVKSCVAELREMQWLDRQSRQIVRVRIGAAISQAMPGATMLALPVLGQIVLLGFGGWSVMAGRIDLGTFVAFASFLAMLTGPTRVFASFLVIAQRTQASVERVFSLIDTRPQMQDGDQAVAGKVVGLELDGVGFHYGNGVDVLHDVSFSMRAGETVAIVGASGSGKSTLLMLLARFYDATAGRLWLNTAQGRQSIADLKLAALRRQVGVVFEDTFLFAGTVAENIAYGHPQASEDDIRRAADAAGATGFISALPKGFNTPLAERAANLSGGQRQRLALARALLTAPELLILDDTTSAVDAGTEAEINTALARYADDEHMLLVIARRRSTLQLADKIVVLEAGRVADIGTQAELEQRCPAFRALMSGTGDFLEQPADSANVLWPEPSASPVGTERDEPRAAGAGLGFRERMCRVPEKAVRLAQAGKGRRVVSLLAPVAWLFVAAAILIAVDSAASVGVLVLLQRGIDSGVAMGNLTAIAVCAAFALLLVIVSWCCYSLQTVVSARAAETVQHTVRLRSFGHLLRLGLPYHEQYADARLTRMTVDVDALARFLQNGLAGAATSLVTMLAIAVTMFWLDPVLALVTLGAVPVIAAATLIYRRLSSPAYAKARIEIGKVNSTLQEKVSGLRVVQSHGQQDVEAAKLRTLSDRFRATRVRAQKYLAVYFPFLTFCTEASYAVVLLVGASRVAEGEMTAGVLAAFFLLLGQFYGPVQQLSGIVDAYQQATASTKHIDELLATEGAEEVQPADPSVYVPLKGELALENVTFRYPGSRELALDTLSLSIPQGSVVAVVGPSGAGKSTLVKLLAGLYSPTSGKIRIGEYAVDEMLLADYRSRVGLVEQDVALFSGDIAGNIRYARPGSSNEAVEDAARRAGLLATVRALSQGFRTPVNNGGAGLSAGQRQLIALARAQLANAHVLLLDEATARLDRSAEEALMTSLAAGARNHGQTALVVAHRLTTACRCDLIAVLEGGRIAEYGTHAALLAADGLYARLWRDSAGAATETRVEQIFDEGEEELLS, encoded by the coding sequence ATGCCCACTGCTCATTCTTCAAAGGCCACTGATTCCTGGATTGTCCGTCTTGCCGGCGTGTGCTGGGAACGAAAGACGTTAAGCATCATTGTGATACTGGCTTCGGTATCGACGATTGTCCTCGCCGCGTTGGCGCCTTTATTTACTCGTCAGGCGGTTAACGATGCGCTGGCCGGCAATCCGGCACGCTTGCCATGGCTCGCCGGTGGCTTGCTGGTGATTGCTCTGTTTGATTTCATCGGTAACTATGTGCGGCGCGGATATGCGGGCGAGCTTTCGCTGTGGGTTCAGCACACGCTGCGCGGAAGAGCCTTCGACAGTATTCAGAACCTTGATGGCGCAGGGCAAGACGCCTTGCGTACCGGGCAGGTCATTTCGCGCACCAATAGCGATTTGCAGCAGATGCACATTCTGTTGCAGATGTGCCCGGTGCCATTGGCCGTCCTCACTTATTATATTGCCGGCCTGGCGGTAATGCTGTGGATGTCGCCGGCAATGACGCTCATCGTGGTGGTGGTGCTGGCCGGCCTTGCTATTACGGCGCTGCGTGCGCGTCGTCGTGTTTTTGCCCAGACCGGCCAGGCCTCGGATCGGCTTGCCAACCTGACAGAACACATGCGTGAGGTGCTGACACAGATCTCCATCGTTAAATCCTGTGTGGCAGAGCTGCGCGAGATGCAATGGCTGGATCGCCAGTCGCGGCAGATAGTCCGCGTGCGCATTGGCGCGGCAATTTCCCAGGCGATGCCGGGCGCCACCATGCTGGCGCTTCCGGTGCTCGGCCAAATCGTGCTGCTGGGGTTCGGCGGGTGGTCGGTCATGGCGGGCCGAATCGATCTGGGAACGTTCGTGGCCTTTGCCAGCTTCCTCGCCATGTTAACCGGCCCGACCCGGGTATTTGCCTCGTTTCTGGTCATTGCCCAACGAACTCAGGCTTCGGTAGAGCGCGTTTTCTCTCTCATTGATACCCGGCCGCAAATGCAGGACGGCGATCAGGCCGTCGCCGGCAAGGTTGTCGGCCTGGAACTGGACGGTGTTGGATTCCACTACGGCAACGGCGTGGACGTATTGCATGACGTGTCGTTTTCCATGCGTGCGGGAGAAACCGTCGCGATCGTTGGCGCTTCCGGTTCGGGTAAATCAACCCTGTTGATGCTGCTTGCGCGCTTCTACGATGCCACCGCCGGGCGGCTGTGGCTCAACACGGCGCAGGGCAGGCAGAGCATTGCCGATCTCAAGCTGGCCGCGCTGCGCCGGCAGGTCGGCGTGGTGTTTGAAGACACCTTTTTGTTTGCCGGCACCGTTGCCGAAAATATTGCCTATGGCCATCCGCAGGCCAGCGAAGATGACATCCGTCGCGCTGCCGATGCGGCCGGCGCCACGGGCTTTATTTCAGCGCTGCCAAAGGGGTTCAACACGCCGCTGGCCGAGCGTGCGGCAAACCTCTCCGGAGGGCAACGCCAGCGCCTGGCGCTTGCCCGCGCGTTGCTCACCGCGCCGGAGCTGTTGATCCTGGACGATACCACTTCGGCGGTGGATGCCGGTACGGAAGCGGAAATCAATACCGCGCTGGCACGCTATGCCGATGACGAGCACATGCTGCTGGTGATCGCACGGCGCCGTTCGACGTTGCAACTGGCCGATAAGATTGTGGTGCTGGAGGCGGGGCGCGTTGCGGATATCGGCACACAGGCGGAGCTTGAGCAACGTTGCCCGGCATTCCGTGCGCTGATGTCCGGCACGGGGGATTTTCTGGAACAACCGGCGGATTCGGCCAACGTGCTCTGGCCTGAGCCGAGCGCCTCGCCGGTGGGCACTGAGCGCGATGAACCGCGCGCGGCCGGGGCCGGCCTGGGGTTCCGCGAGCGCATGTGCCGCGTGCCCGAAAAGGCGGTGCGGTTGGCGCAGGCCGGCAAAGGGCGGCGGGTGGTATCGCTGTTGGCCCCTGTCGCGTGGCTGTTTGTGGCTGCCGCGATACTGATCGCCGTGGATTCAGCCGCGAGCGTCGGGGTGCTGGTGCTGCTGCAGCGCGGTATCGATAGCGGCGTCGCCATGGGCAATCTGACCGCCATCGCGGTTTGTGCCGCTTTTGCCCTGTTGTTGGTGATCGTCAGTTGGTGCTGCTACTCATTGCAGACCGTGGTTTCGGCGCGTGCGGCAGAAACCGTGCAGCACACCGTGCGGTTACGCAGCTTCGGCCATCTGTTGCGGCTGGGCCTGCCTTACCATGAACAATACGCCGATGCACGCCTCACCCGCATGACCGTTGATGTCGACGCGCTGGCGCGCTTTCTGCAAAACGGCCTTGCCGGCGCTGCGACCAGTCTGGTCACCATGCTCGCCATTGCGGTCACGATGTTCTGGCTCGATCCTGTGCTGGCTCTGGTGACGTTAGGCGCTGTGCCGGTGATCGCCGCGGCGACGCTGATTTACCGCCGTTTGAGTTCACCCGCGTATGCCAAGGCGCGGATTGAGATCGGCAAGGTAAATAGCACCTTGCAAGAGAAAGTGTCTGGGCTGCGGGTGGTGCAATCGCATGGGCAGCAGGACGTGGAGGCCGCCAAACTGCGGACGCTGTCGGATCGCTTCCGCGCTACCCGCGTGCGTGCGCAAAAATACCTTGCTGTTTATTTTCCCTTCCTGACGTTTTGTACCGAAGCTTCTTACGCTGTCGTCCTGCTCGTGGGCGCATCCCGCGTTGCCGAAGGTGAGATGACCGCCGGCGTGTTGGCGGCATTCTTCCTGTTGCTGGGGCAGTTCTATGGGCCGGTGCAGCAATTGTCCGGCATTGTCGATGCTTACCAGCAAGCGACTGCCAGCACCAAGCATATTGACGAACTGTTGGCTACCGAGGGGGCGGAGGAGGTGCAGCCTGCGGATCCATCGGTGTACGTGCCGCTGAAGGGCGAACTGGCGCTGGAAAATGTCACCTTCCGCTATCCCGGTAGCCGTGAGCTGGCCCTGGATACGTTAAGTCTGTCGATACCGCAAGGTTCGGTGGTGGCCGTGGTCGGGCCAAGCGGTGCCGGCAAGTCGACCTTGGTGAAACTGCTGGCGGGCCTTTATTCCCCGACTAGCGGTAAGATCCGCATTGGCGAATATGCGGTTGACGAGATGTTGCTTGCCGACTATCGCTCCCGTGTGGGACTGGTTGAGCAGGATGTGGCATTGTTCAGTGGCGATATCGCCGGCAATATTCGCTATGCGCGCCCAGGGAGCAGCAATGAGGCGGTGGAAGACGCGGCGCGGCGGGCCGGGCTGTTGGCAACGGTGCGCGCGCTATCGCAGGGGTTCCGCACCCCGGTGAATAACGGCGGGGCGGGCTTATCGGCAGGGCAGCGCCAGCTCATCGCTTTGGCGCGCGCGCAGCTTGCCAATGCCCATGTCCTGCTGCTTGACGAAGCCACGGCGCGCCTGGATCGTTCGGCCGAGGAGGCGCTGATGACGTCTTTGGCCGCAGGCGCCCGTAACCATGGGCAAACGGCACTGGTGGTTGCTCATCGGCTCACCACCGCCTGCCGATGCGATCTGATCGCAGTGCTGGAAGGGGGCCGCATCGCTGAATACGGCACGCATGCGGCGCTGCTGGCGGCGGATGGCCTCTATGCGCGGCTGTGGCGTGATAGCGCCGGCGCCGCTACGGAAACCCGGGTGGAACAGATCTTTGATGAGGGGGAAGAGGAGCTATTGTCCTGA
- a CDS encoding alpha/beta hydrolase, giving the protein MKRIPMNHRLSCSKNRRSALCLAALFTCLYAGASYSRPDMTPLGPNIADRGSSFYHFSVSRFDSADGKRHYNVWTGVPNSPPPATGFPVLYMLDGNAVMDRLSDALLKQLAAQSPPVLVVIGYQTALPFDLHARAYDYTPPVKDNNTGDRQNMRGRMAGGGLIFRHLLETTLAPQAEKGLNIDQRKRGIWGHSLGGVFVLEAYLSSAFFSRYYAASPSLNRDYVGLLQQLAAIDKRKFCDKPLYLSEGNGAPGKNPEAPPPDVLNKVRATASSLQQAGLPVTYRPYPELSHGQMFNVGFEQALLDMAKNAAGNAPAQCQ; this is encoded by the coding sequence ATGAAGAGAATACCCATGAATCACCGATTATCTTGCAGCAAAAACAGGCGTAGCGCGCTATGCCTGGCCGCGTTATTCACCTGCCTGTACGCAGGAGCAAGTTATTCCAGGCCGGATATGACGCCTTTGGGCCCGAATATCGCGGATAGAGGCTCTTCTTTTTATCATTTCTCTGTCAGCAGGTTCGATTCCGCCGACGGCAAACGGCATTACAACGTGTGGACGGGGGTACCCAATAGCCCGCCACCAGCCACCGGATTTCCCGTTCTTTATATGCTGGACGGCAACGCCGTCATGGACAGGTTATCGGATGCATTGCTGAAACAACTGGCGGCACAAAGCCCCCCTGTTCTGGTCGTCATCGGCTATCAGACGGCGCTGCCGTTCGATCTGCACGCCAGAGCGTATGACTACACGCCGCCGGTTAAAGACAATAACACGGGCGATCGGCAAAATATGCGCGGCAGAATGGCCGGCGGCGGCCTTATCTTTCGCCATCTGCTGGAAACGACCCTGGCTCCGCAGGCAGAAAAAGGGCTGAATATCGACCAGCGTAAACGCGGTATCTGGGGGCATTCTTTGGGCGGGGTTTTTGTGCTGGAGGCGTATTTATCCTCTGCGTTTTTTAGCCGCTATTACGCCGCCAGCCCGTCGCTGAACCGTGATTATGTGGGGTTACTGCAACAGTTAGCAGCGATAGATAAGCGAAAATTCTGTGATAAACCGCTGTATTTAAGCGAAGGAAACGGCGCTCCCGGTAAAAACCCAGAGGCGCCGCCTCCGGATGTGCTCAATAAAGTGCGCGCCACCGCGTCATCCCTTCAGCAGGCGGGGCTGCCCGTGACATACAGGCCGTATCCCGAATTATCACATGGCCAGATGTTTAACGTTGGTTTTGAGCAGGCGTTGCTGGATATGGCAAAAAATGCCGCAGGCAACGCGCCGGCACAGTGCCAGTGA
- a CDS encoding TonB-dependent siderophore receptor — protein sequence MKIAYKYSLLASFIACSLGIAPTWADETNTEPAQKQGPASNTNHKKNAINTDEKSSSENTMVVTAREQTLQAPGVSIIDSEAIKKHPIQRDVAEIIRTMPGVNLTGNSNSGQRGNNRQIDIRGMGPENTLILVDGMPVSSRNSVRYGWSDERDTRGDTNWVPPEMIDRIEVIRGPAAALYGNGAMGGVVNIITKPATKEWHGSFNSYYNVPEHKSEGATRRFNASLHGTLTDNLTLRLYGNWNKTQADAQDINESHTTPRTGTYAGTYPSGREGFINKDIHSALRWEFMPQQALELDMGYSRQGNLYAGDTQNTNTNTLVKEYYGKETNIIYRQTLSLKYTGAWDNGVTTNNYVQFEKTRNTRLNEGLSGGIAGIFSPSNEGFSTITLYDTNLHSEINIPLDLWVSQTVTFGAEMNHQAMKDPASNTETTTAGGSVTGISSSGRDKYSSADIYGVYMEDNIDLTDSTRLTPGLRFNYQDITGSNFSPALNLSQELGNDFTLKLGIARAWKAPNLYQTNPNYLLYSSGQGCYASAGSCYLQGNSDLKAETSVNKEIGIEYHHDDIQAGLTWYRNDYHDKVEAGYAAEYANGTSDIYKWENVPKAVVQGLEGTLNFPIAESVTMKNNFTYNIENKNKTTGDYLSIIPKFTINSIVDWQATNDLSVQGTMTWYDRQKPKKLNYKGEATSGSETRQVSPYALFGMSATYNVNKYMDVTAGIDNLFDKRHFREGNAQSTGNATTGAYLWGAGANTYNESGRTYYMQVGMHF from the coding sequence ATGAAAATTGCGTATAAATATTCGCTGCTGGCTTCGTTCATTGCTTGCAGCCTGGGGATCGCGCCGACATGGGCAGACGAAACAAATACCGAACCAGCGCAGAAACAAGGCCCGGCCAGCAACACCAATCACAAGAAAAACGCCATTAATACCGATGAAAAAAGCAGCAGCGAAAATACCATGGTGGTGACCGCCAGAGAGCAAACGCTACAGGCGCCGGGGGTGTCAATCATTGATAGTGAAGCAATCAAAAAACACCCCATCCAGCGTGATGTTGCTGAAATTATCCGTACCATGCCCGGCGTGAACCTTACCGGCAATTCCAACAGCGGCCAGCGCGGTAATAATCGCCAAATCGATATTCGCGGCATGGGGCCGGAAAACACCCTTATTCTGGTTGACGGTATGCCGGTTAGCAGCCGCAACTCGGTGCGCTATGGCTGGAGTGACGAACGCGATACCCGTGGCGATACCAACTGGGTGCCGCCTGAAATGATAGACCGTATCGAAGTTATCCGCGGCCCAGCCGCTGCGCTATATGGCAATGGCGCCATGGGCGGCGTGGTCAATATCATTACCAAACCGGCAACCAAAGAATGGCACGGCAGTTTCAATAGCTATTACAACGTGCCTGAACACAAATCTGAAGGGGCTACACGGCGCTTTAACGCCAGTTTACACGGCACCCTGACGGATAATCTCACTCTGCGCCTTTACGGTAACTGGAATAAAACCCAGGCGGATGCGCAGGACATCAACGAAAGCCACACGACGCCACGCACTGGCACTTATGCCGGCACCTATCCGTCGGGACGGGAAGGTTTCATTAATAAAGATATCCATTCAGCCCTACGCTGGGAATTTATGCCACAGCAGGCACTCGAACTTGATATGGGCTATAGCCGCCAGGGCAACCTGTATGCCGGCGACACACAAAACACCAATACCAATACATTGGTGAAGGAATACTACGGTAAAGAAACCAATATCATCTATCGTCAAACGCTCAGCCTGAAATATACCGGCGCCTGGGACAACGGCGTGACCACGAATAACTACGTTCAGTTTGAAAAAACACGCAATACCCGGCTCAATGAAGGCCTGTCCGGGGGGATCGCGGGCATATTCAGCCCTTCTAATGAAGGTTTTTCCACCATTACGCTATATGACACTAACCTCCATTCAGAGATCAATATTCCGCTTGATCTGTGGGTCAGCCAGACCGTGACCTTCGGCGCGGAAATGAATCATCAGGCCATGAAAGATCCGGCTTCAAATACCGAAACCACCACGGCTGGCGGTAGCGTTACCGGCATTTCCAGCTCCGGACGTGATAAATACAGTTCAGCCGATATTTACGGCGTTTACATGGAGGACAATATTGATCTGACGGATTCAACCCGTCTGACGCCCGGGTTACGTTTCAACTATCAGGATATTACCGGCAGCAACTTCAGCCCAGCGTTGAATCTCTCGCAGGAGTTGGGCAATGATTTTACGCTGAAACTCGGTATCGCCCGGGCCTGGAAAGCCCCGAACCTGTACCAGACCAACCCCAACTATCTTCTATACAGCAGCGGGCAGGGTTGCTATGCCAGCGCCGGCAGTTGCTACCTGCAGGGGAACAGCGACTTAAAAGCCGAAACCAGCGTCAATAAAGAGATCGGTATCGAATATCATCATGATGACATTCAGGCCGGCCTGACCTGGTATCGCAACGACTACCACGATAAAGTCGAAGCAGGCTACGCGGCGGAATACGCCAACGGCACATCGGATATTTACAAGTGGGAAAACGTGCCTAAAGCGGTGGTTCAGGGGCTGGAAGGTACCTTAAACTTCCCGATTGCTGAATCAGTGACGATGAAAAATAACTTCACTTATAACATCGAAAATAAAAACAAAACCACCGGCGATTACCTGTCGATTATTCCCAAATTTACCATTAACTCTATCGTTGACTGGCAGGCCACCAACGACCTGTCAGTTCAGGGAACCATGACATGGTATGACCGTCAGAAACCGAAGAAACTGAATTATAAGGGCGAAGCCACATCAGGCAGCGAAACCCGGCAAGTGTCGCCTTACGCCCTGTTCGGCATGAGTGCGACCTATAACGTGAATAAATACATGGATGTCACCGCCGGTATCGATAACCTGTTCGATAAACGCCACTTCCGCGAGGGCAACGCACAGAGTACCGGAAACGCCACAACGGGTGCGTACTTGTGGGGCGCAGGCGCTAATACTTATAACGAATCAGGCCGGACTTACTATATGCAGGTGGGCATGCATTTCTGA